The Dioscorea cayenensis subsp. rotundata cultivar TDr96_F1 unplaced genomic scaffold, TDr96_F1_v2_PseudoChromosome.rev07_lg8_w22 25.fasta BLBR01000810.1, whole genome shotgun sequence genome includes a window with the following:
- the LOC120255059 gene encoding GABA transporter 1-like — translation MTSKEAWKHREGEEEEEEEEVELRATAPPLHGTATKEGAQGRGTWKHAAFHVATTIATPAAYAPLPSALASLGWPLGVFSLVSGTLATWYSSLLIASLWGWNGEKQTTYRHLANSLFGPGGYWSITIFQQIASVGNNIAIQIAAGSSLKAIYKHYYPNGSLTLQEFIIFFGAFELVLSQLPDIHSLRWVNAICTFSTIGFAGTTIGVTIYNGKRTDRKAMNHKLVGSSSSKIFKSFNALGTIAFSFGDAMLPEIQSTVKDPAKCNMYKGISAAYGIIVLSYWSLAFSGYWAFGSTVQPYILSSLTIPRWTIVMANIFAVIQISGCFQIYCRPSYAYFEGRLLSENANHRTRVSVFVRRLGLTTSYMSLITLIAAAMPFFGDFVAICGAIGFTPLDFVFPSLAFLRSGRTLKNRKLRVAMQILNISISVWFSVVALLGCIGAIRFIILDIKTYKFFHDM, via the exons ATGACTTCTAAAGAAGCTTGGAAGCACAgagaaggtgaagaagaagaagaagaagaggaggtcGAGTTGAGAGCAACAGCTCCTCCTCTTCATGGTACTGCAACAAAAGAAGGAGCACAAGGGAGGGGTACATGGAAGCATGCAGCTTTCCATGTGGCCACAACCATTGCCACCCCTGCTGCCTATGCACCTCTGCCCTCTGCCCTTGCCTCTCTTGGATGGCCCCTTG GAGTTTTCAGTCTTGTTAGTGGAACACTGGCAACATGGTATTCGAGTTTATTAATTGCATCTTTGTGGGGATGGAATGGAGAGAAGCAGACGACTTATCGTCATCTGGCAAATAGTTTATTCG GACCTGGAGGTTACTGGTCTATTACAATTTTTCAGCAAATTGCTTCTGTGGGCAACAACATTGCTATTCAAATTGCTGCAGGAAGTAGCCTTAAG GCAATTTACAAGCACTATTATCCAAACGGTTCTCTAACATTGcaagaatttattattttcttcggTGCTTTTGAGCTTGTTCTGTCACAACTTCCAGATATCCATTCTTTGCGATGGGTGAACGCCATTTGCACCTTCAGTACTATCGGCTTTGCCGGAACAACCATTGGCGTGACCATTTACAACG GAAAAAGAACTGATAGAAAGGCGATGAATCACAAGTTGGTTGGCAGCTCTTCGTCTAAGatatttaaatcttttaatGCACTTGGGACGATTGCTTTTTCATTTGGTGATGCAATGCTTCCAGAAATACAG AGCACTGTAAAAGATCCTGCCAAATGCAACATGTACAAAGGCATATCTGCCGCATACGGAATTATAGTTCTGAGTTACTGGTCATTGGCATTCAGTGGTTATTGGGCATTTGGATCGACAGTTCAACCATATATTTTGTCTTCCCTCACCATTCCCAGATGGACAATAGTCATGGCGAACATATTCGCCGTAATTCAGATATCAGGATGCTTTCAG atatattgcAGACCATCGTACGCATATTTTGAGGGTAGATTGCTGTCGGAAAATGCAAACCACAGGACAAGAGTCTCTGTTTTTGTCCGAAGACTTGGTCTTACCACTTCCTACATGTCTCTCATTACTCTAATTGCCGCAGCAATGCCATTTTTCGGGGACTTTGTTGCCATTTGTGGAGCTATCGGCTTTACCCCACTCGATTTCGTATTCCCGTCTTTGGCTTTTCTAAGATCTGGTAGAACTTTGAAGAACAGGAAGCTGCGAGTTGCAATGCAGATTCTTAATATTTCAATTTCTGTTTGGTTCTCTGTTGTTGCATTGTTAGGTTGCATTGGTGCAATCAGGTTCATCATTCTTGATATAAAGACCTACAAGTTTTTTCATGATATGTGA